A genomic segment from Zonotrichia albicollis isolate bZonAlb1 chromosome 21, bZonAlb1.hap1, whole genome shotgun sequence encodes:
- the SETX gene encoding putative helicase senataxin: protein MSTCRWCTQSGADTTEFLRHYAAQRLSQEDFEGSNDDLCYCLECVVEYHKAREECPRLHEDLWDLETSRLIAHMEKSMNEEAGEDELFLVDEHGETPLSGYVGPNFENNLRVPLLEILKYPYLLLHEKVSELCVEVLCRMELSQDSFQVFEKYPGIYLFLVHPNEVIRRWAILTARNLGKVDRDDYYDLEEVLTCLFKVIELGLFENPDIYSSSMFEKGKLILLPAHLYDTANYKNYWLGICMLLSVLEEQAMDSLLLGPDKQNDFMQSILHTMEKEAADDSTDPFWPALHCFMVILDQLGSKVWGQLIDPVQAFQTIINSVSYNNEIKNIRSSFMRTKAEPQSDYGDDMMSCSQIVYNYNTEKPQKDTGWKAAICPEYCPYMYEDMQTLANMLQSDIGRDIRVHHSTFLWFIPFVQSLMDLKDLGVAYIVEVIHYLCSEIKDILIERFQECDKISEFFLLILVSIVELHRSKKCLHLLWISSQEWVEAVVRCATLPSRAFTRCSEKAPGLFAKGSAAGSLQAPSSVQHACVQLIRSLLKEGYQLGQHALCKHYLDKLNLLLRGNRAVGWQLSSQETQELQMCLKQVIRSIKGKALSSSLAGGSKSSSTALPSVSTKQERNVCDDGYKMSGHERRDLCSPFVMSKEGRDCQENPLYRRKNAWEEECRDACRSSTTSCTSTGGLLMNIKKEPNDLTDQEFVFPQNSLATKVCGKVQENRSSDLVAGKCNTDDQCFSSNTEHSDFRRGRELEVKHRAESKTPYLSAQTHLDSPSSRSCKSMQETSANSGFQSRLVPTKQVSKEPSLDSSRNEAGVQGKEDDSSLLLGHNDTSLKKVSTEEKSGPSLLSFFKRSTNVQTSNQEQPNLNDLDKYDCKNQFSETSCRDKISACGYFPFSSENKRDVIRPLSVKQESSDRLFEFSEYFRRETSSVGKKEENFVKTVSEDDDSSDSQVDRELSKLSLAAYAKSLNFPVASNQESSVYQNVSDIKRKVKGSVRSSNEGQSTKCPSGGDHPSNQVIVISDSSDEEKSVAEKKESKTKNENVCAEPSSTSSSISDSDTKRESKSPGSPLLLDDCESQYFEFETEDEVFSAWQDTQAYAVEATQEYKQDDVSPAPETGNSDDCQNDNLNDWGYDLPYFSDEAMEEAASSIEKQTEDASYQKGAGDTKEAINSILEESVGKEEAKGQLEKCADKDTAKGFTLDSKGPEPTASTSPISLASKLALKKKSASPQKPTAKCKSAPAVQRSPKKPPVVKAAKNKPPLQSTTERCQAGRSMPAVVPPRKVRQSPAPASTAEKLGLKKGPRKAFDLSQPSLESLALLRSHGKAAGRIGVTQKKRTKQIEAQRLSVKGNKKLLACQDRQYLKSRRSVKKSAGSWESRNKVTKTCVKPVVQKAQSFELGAIKEFENQREKKKEEAACFSASERKFESLCVEEVANSSKMPRSSDWNSKWEGSSAVVPPVPMDSSLSSTALEGDKDESSGKGCTVLPECEMKTSKQNGCKSDDSSDEGDDNLFLTQLDPVDMELCSQEESVQDAAMGSKTPEEMDVDESLQQNEVSAVVKCKDKECMEQVEKPGEYCSKHSATSPGADHVFAKPSLPPPKTKKPSTAKIFSSASSSRNAAFSKDLEDGTKFPPPSKSKVSAAKPPVLRPPMYPKPAPAGNPTCKSPTFKPLSSSNVLQSQNKRYDNASNISRGPGRETSSSFLGQQRDYSIFVNQVLKWTYEMFENFSYFGTPNHLLQTIVAAVPPHFQGYNEYFDTFFPLMMLNAFETLAQEWVENQKVREKGYYFYLENFSADMNTAHFTAHLRESDLARQLHPKEDDLILLKVHKQKDTFGEESGLEYHTVNHVGFVTRFARASGCANGQKEQQTACHLTVQTQGNLSFFIHKQVKCVVVGSLVTTHRTFKGLLLLSRSPLVRPIINPSYNDFCPRDLPVASGSAVSYMNEYNEDQKRAIETAYAMVKQHPGLPKICLIHGPPGTGKSKTIVGLLSRVLRENTRNEKTARKKNSKIKPNRFLVCAPSNAAVDELMKKIIISFKEKCQNKQEPLGNCGDIKLVRLGPEKSINNEVRGFSLDKQVEHRMKRKPGDCDQDIQKKKEALDQKLDLLSRERAMHRCEKRESQMLNDEIGKLAKERQQLASQLKEARVHSQKVQADIILESDIICCTLSTSGGSLLESAFSRQGLDPFSCVIVDEAGQSCEVETLIPLIHRCNKLILVGDPKQLPPTVKSVKAQQYGYDQSLMARLQKHLEEQVQRNVLHSLPVVQLTVQYRMHPDICLFPSNYVYGRTLKTAKAIEENRCSSEWPFQPYLIFDVADGREERDNDSYSNPREVKLVMELIRTIKEKRKDLGLRRIGIITPYSAQKKKIQEQLDSVFKNNSPGEVDTVDAFQGREKDCIIVSCVRANSSEGSALPHLQANSTKGSIGFLASLQRLNVTITRARFSLFILGRLQTLMGDENWNHLIQDAQKRGAIIRTTEKNYKKEALRILKLRPPGQPPAKAGTVTSPVVQAASSSGKRSEPGNSGSSPRELAAGPGHAVPQGSRGPTQPAGAADSNRGSAPASLGAPAAVPRSVSAPASVGAAATDSRRVSAPAAVGAPAADSRRSSTPASVGAGTADSRRSSAPAPLGTSSADPKRSSSAPAPSGVPAADPKRSSSVPAPSGAAALGAIPEKPRDPRLASLATRAEGKGKEQPLRSAQSTPGSAAQQGLHVSPAARDWVCRTESARRAQQAAGQGSVLPPAPPLGQHEGDRRAAVSKSASRAPREGAQSSGSEWNKDSRGVSRRPSQESPENSESSSAKRRKFFH, encoded by the exons ATGAGCACATGCCGATGGTGCACACAGAGTGGTGCTGACACCACCGAGTTCCTGAGGCACTATGCTGCTCAGAGGCTGTCCCAGGAAGATTTTGAAGGCTCCAATGATGACCTCTGTTACTGCCTGGAGTGTGTGGTTGAATACCACAAAGCAAGGGAAGAATGTCCAAGATTGCATGAG GACCTGTGGGACTTGGAAACCTCCCGTCTCATTGCCCACATGGAGAAATCCATGAATGAGGAAGCAGGAGAAGATGAGCTGTTTCTGGTTGATGAGCATGGGGAGACACCTCTGTCTGGTTATGTGGGCCCAAATTTTGAGAACAACCTGCGAGTGCCCCTGCTGGAAATACTGAAATACCCCTACCTGCTGCTGCATGAGAAAGTCA GTGAGCTGTGTGTAGAAGTGCTCTGCAGAATGGAACTAAGTCAAGACTCCTTTCAGGTCTTTGAGAAATATCCAGGAATTTATCTCTTCTTGGTCCACCCAAATGAGGTG ATTCGTCGATGGGCCATCCTAACAgcaaggaatttgggaaaggTTGACAGGGATGATTACTATGACTTAGAGGAAGTGCTGACTTGTTTGTTCAAAGTTATTGAGTTGGGGCTTTTTGAGAACCCAGATATTTACAGCTCTTCAATGTTTGAAAAGGGTAAACTCATCCTTCTGCCAGCTCATTTGTATGACACAGCCAACTACAAGAACTATTGGCTGG GAATTTGCAtgttgctgtcagtgctggaaGAACAAGCTATGGACTCTTTGTTACTGGGCCCAGACAAACAAAATGATTTCATGCAGTCTATACTTCACACTATGGAGAAAGAAGCAGCTG ATGATTCCACTGACCCCTTCTGGCCTGCCCTACACTGTTTCATGGTTATTTTGGATCAGCTGGGGTCTAAAGTTTGGGGTCAGCTGATTGATCCTGTCCAAGCCTTTCAAACCATAATCAACAGTGTCAGCTACAACAACGAAATCAAAAATATTCGCAGTAGTTTTATGAG gacAAAAGCTGAACCACAATCAGACTATGGTGATGACATGATGTCCTGCAGTCAGATTGTATATAATTATAACACAGAAAAGCCTCAAAAG GACACTGGCTGGAAGGCTGCCATTTGCCCCGAGTACTGCCCCTACATGTATGAAGATATGCAGACCCTGGCTAACATGCTCCAGTCTGACATAGGCAGAGACATACGTGTCCATCACAGCACATTCCTCTGGTTCATCCCTTTTGTTCAGTCCCTCATGGATCTCAAGGACTTGGGCGTAGCCTATATAGTAGAGGTCATCCACTACCTCTGCTCCGAAATCAAAGACATCCTCATCGAACGATTCCAGGAGTGCGACAAAATCTCCGAGTTCTTCCTCCTCATCTTGGTGTCCATTGTTGAGCTGCACAGGAGCAAGAAGTGCCTGCACTTGCTGTGGATCAGCTCCCAGGAGTGGGTGGAGGCGGTGGTGAGGTGTGCCAcgctgcccagcagagccttcaCTCGCTGCAGCGAGAAGGCCCCGGGGCTGTTTGCCAAGGGCTCGGCCGCGGGCTCCTTGCAGGCGCCCAGCTCGGTGCAGCACGCCTGCGTGCAGCTCATCCGCAGCCTGCTCAAGGAGGGCTACCAGCTCGGCCAGCACGCCCTCTGCAAGCACTACCTGGACAAACTGAACCTCCTCCTGCGGGGAAATCGAGCTGTGGGCTGGCAGCTGAGCAGCCAGGAAACCCAGGAGCTGCAAATGTGCTTAAAGCAAGTGATAAGAAGTATAAAGGGCAAAGCACTGAGCAGCTCTTTGGCTGGAGGGAGCAAGTCAAGCTCAACAGCTTTGCCGAGTGTCTCTACAAAGCAGGAGAGGAATGTGTGTGATGATGGATACAAGATGAGTGGACATGAGAGGAGGGACCTTTGTTCACCGTTTGTCATGTCAAAAGAAGGCAGAGATTGTCAAGAGAACCCTTTGTATAGGAGAAAGAATGCCTGGGAGGAGGAATGTAGAGATGCATGCAGAAGCTCAACAACATCTTGCACATCCACAGGAGGCCTCTTGATGAATATTAAAAAAGAGCCTAATGACTTGACAGATCAGGAGTTTGTCTTCCCCCAGAACTCTTTGGCAACAAAAGTATGTGGGAAAGTTCAGGAAAATAGGAGCTCTGACCTTGTGGCAGGGAAGTGCAATACGGACGATCAGTGTTTCAGTTCAAATACTGAGCATTCAGATTTCAGGAGAGGCAGAGAGTTAGAAGTGAAACACAGAGCAGAATCCAAAACACCATATCTGTCTGCTCAGACTCATCTTGACTCTCCATCTTCAAGGAGTTGCAAAAGTATGCAAGAGACAAGTGCAAACAGTGGGTTCCAGTCCAGACTGGTCCCCACTAAACAGGTGTCCAAGGAACCATCACTGGATTCCTCTAGAAATGAAGCTGGTGTGCAAGGGAAGGAAGATGACAGTAGTTTGCTTTTAGGGCATAATGACACCTCACTGAAAAAAGTatcaacagaagaaaaatcaggTCCATCGTTGCTGTCTTTCTTTAAGAGGAGCACTAACGTGCAAACTTCAAACCAGGAGCAGCCTAATTTAAATGATTTGGATAAATATGACTGCAAAAATCAATTTTCGGAGACCTCTTGTAGGGATAAAATTTCAGCATGTGGTTATTTTCCATTTAGCTCTGAAAACAAGAGGGATGTGATCAGGCCACTGTCGGTGAAGCAAGAATCAAGTGACAGGTTGTTTGAGTTTTCAGAATATTTCAGGAGGGAAACCAGTTCAGTGGGGAAGAAAGAGGAGAATTTTGTGAAGACGGTTTCTGAAGATGATGATTCATCAGACTCCCAGGTTGACAGAGAACTCAGTAAATTATCTTTAGCTGCTTATGCCAAAAGTCTTAATTTTCCTGTTGCATCCAACCAGGAAAGCTCAGTGTACCAAAATGTGTCTGATATTAAAAGGAAAGTGAAAGGTTCTGTAAGATCTTCCAATGAGGGCCAAAGTACCAAGTGTCCCAGTGGTGGTGATCACCCTAGCAATCAAGTCATTGTAATTTCAGACTCTTCTGATGAAGAAAAAAGTGTGGCTGAGAAGAAGGAATCAAAAACCAAGAATGAAAATGTGTGTGCAGAGCCATCTTCAACttccagcagcatttctgaTAGTGACACTAAAAGAGAATCAAAGTCTCCAGGCTCTCCCCTGTTACTGGATGACTGTGAGTCTCAGTATTTTGAATTTGAAACAGAAGATGAGGTTTTTTCAGCTTGGCAAGACACTCAAGCATATGCTGTGGAGGCAACTCAGGAGTACAAACAAGATGATGTTTCACCAGCACCTGAGACAGGTAATTCAGATGACTGCCAGAATGATAACTTAAATGACTGGGGCTATGATCTGCCTTACTTTAGTGATGAGGCCATGGAAGAGGCAGCAAGCTCAATAGAAAAGCAGACAGAAGATGCTTCTTATCAGAAAGGAGCTGGTGATACCAAAGAAGCGATTAACTCAATCTTGGAAGAATCAGTTGGCAAGGAGGAGGCAAAAGGTCAACTGGAGAAATGTGCAGACAAAGATACTGCTAAAGGCTTCACCCTGGACTCAAAAGGGCCTGAACCCACAGCATCTACATCTCCCATCTCATTAGCTTCAAAGCTGGCCCTTAAGAAAAAGAGCGCAAGCCCACAGAAGCCCACAGCAAAATGTAAATCAGCACCAGCTGTTCAGAGAAGTCCTAAAAAACCTCCCGTTGTTAAAGCAGCCAAAAATAAACCCCCACTGCAAAGCACAACAGAACGTTGTCAGGCTGGCAGGTCGATGCCTGCTGTGGTTCCTCCAAGGAAGGTCCGGcagagccctgctccagcctcaaCTGCAGAAAAGCTTGGCCTGAAGAAGGGGCCCCGCAAGGCGTTCGATTTGTCACAGCCCTCCCTGgagagcctggccctgctgcgcAGCCACGGCAAAGCTGCCGGCAGGATTGGAGTCACGCAGAAAAAGAGAACCAAGCAGATCGAGGCTCAGCGTTTGTCTGTGAAAGGGAATAAAAAACTGCTGGCCTGCCAAGACCGCCAGTATCTAAAGTCCAGGAGAAGCGTGAAAAAATCTGCGGGAAGTTGGGAGAGTAGAAACAAAGTTACCAAAACGTGTGTGAAACCTGTGGTACAAAAGGCTCAAAGTTTTGAACTGGGAGCTATTAAAGAATTTGAAAaccaaagggagaaaaaaaaagaggaggctGCTTGTTTTTCTGCCAGTGAGAGAAAATTTGAGAGCCTCTGTGTGGAGGAGGTGGCAAATTCCTCTAAAATGCCTCGTTCTTCAGACTGGAACAGCAAATGGGAGGGTAGCAGTGCTGTGGTTCCTCCTGTCCCTATGGATTCAAGTCTCTCTTCCACTGCACTTGAAGGTGATAAAGATGAGTCTTCAGGAAAAGGTTGCACTGTCCTGCCTGAGTGTGAGATGAAAACTTCAAAGCAAAATGGGTGTAAATCAGATGACAGCAGTGATGAAGGTGATGATAATCTGTTTTTAACTCAGCTAGATCCTGTGGATATGGAGTTATGTTCTCAGGAGGAAAGTGTTCAAGATGCTGCCATGGGTAGTAAGACCCCAGAGGAAATGGATGTTGATGAAAGCCTTCAGCAGAATGAAGTCTCAGCTGTTGTGAAGTGTAAGGATAAAGAGTGTATGGAACAGGTGGAGAAACCTGGGGAGTACTGCAGTAAACACTCAGCCACCAGCCCAGGGGCAGACCACGTGTTTGCCAAGCCTTCTCTCCCACcacctaaaacaaaaaaaccttccACTGCCAAAATTTTCAGCTCAGCAAGTTCTTCACGGAACGCAGCCTTCAGCAAAGATCTGGAAGATGGCACAAAGTTTCCCCCACCTTCTAAAAGCAAAGTGAGCGCGGCCAAACCGCCGGTGCTCAGGCCACCAATGTATCCCAAACCTGCACCAGCAGGAAATCCAACCTGCAAATCTCCAACTTTCAAACCCCTTAGCTCCAGCAATGTTCTCCAGTCACAAAATAAACGCTATGACAATGCTTCAAATATTTCCAGAGGGCCTGGCCGAGAAACCTCCTCCTCTTTTCTTGGCCAGCAGCGCGATTACAGCATTTTTGTTAACCAAGTCCTAAAGTGGACTTATGAAATGTTTGAAAACTTCAGCTACTTTGGAACTCCAAATCATCTTCTGCAGACCATAGTAGCTGCTGTTCCTCCCCATTTTCAGGGCTACAATGAGTATTTTGACACATTTTTTCCCTTGATGATGCTCAATGCCTTTGAAACA CTGGCACAAGAATGGGTAGAAAACCAGAAAGTAAGAGAGAAAGGTTATTACTTCTACTTAGAGAACTTTTCTGCTGACATGAATACAGCACATTTTACag CTCATCTACGAGAGAGTGATTTGGCAAGGCAGCTCCATCCAAAGGAGGATGACTTAATCCTTTTGAAGGTGCACAAGCAGAAGGACACTTTTGGGGAAGAAAGTGGGCTGGAGTACCACACAGTGAATCATGTTGGCTTTGTGACACGTTTTGCTCGTGCATCTGGCTGTGCAAATG GACAAAAAGAGCAGCAGACTGCCTGTCATCTTACTGTGCAAACCCAAGGCAATTTGTCATTTTTCATCCATAAGCAAGTGAAATGTGTGGTGGTTGGCTCCCTGGTGACCACACACAGAACATTCAAAGGtctcctgctgctgagcaggagccCCCTGGTTAGACCCATCATAAATCCAAGTTACAATGACTTCTGTCCCAGAGATCTGCCTGTTGCCTCAGGAAGTGCT GTTTCATATATGAATGAATACAATGAAGATCAGAAGAGAGCCATTGAGACAGCTTATGCCATGGTAAAGCAGCACCCAGGACTGCCCAAGATCTGCCTTATCCATGGACCTCCTGGGACAGGGAAATCAAAAACTATTGTGGGACTCCTGTCCCGTGTTTTGAGAGAA AACACTAGGAATGAGAAAACAGCTCGGAAAAAGAATTCCAAGATTAAGCCAAACCGTTTTCTAGTGTGTGCACCATCAAATGCTGCTGTTGATGAGCtcatgaaaaaaatcatcatttcATTTAAGGAAAAATGCCAAAACAAACAGGAGCCTTTGG GAAATTGTGGTGATATCAAATTAGTGCGACTTGGTCCTGAAAAATCAATCAACAATGAAGTGAGGGGATTCAGCCTGGATAAACAAGTTGAGCACAGAATGA AAAGAAAGCCAGGTGACTGTGACCAGGACAttcagaagaagaaagaagctcTGGACCAGAAGCTGGACCTGCTCTCTCGAGAGCGTGCCATGCACAGATGTGAGAAGAGAGAG AGTCAAATGTTAAATGATGAAATTGGCAAACTTGCAAAGGAGAGACAACAACTCGCTTCTCAGCTAAAGGAG GCTCGTGTGCACTCGCAGAAGGTGCAGGCAGACATCATCCTGGAGTCTGACATCATCTGCTGCACGCTGAGCACCAGCGGCGGGAGCCTGCTGGAATCGGCCTTCTCCCGCCAGGGCCTGGACCCCTTCAGCTGTGTCATCGTGGATGAG GCAGGGCAGTCCTGTGAGGTGGAAACCCTGATCCCACTGATCCATCGCTGTAATAAACTCATCCTGGTTGGAGATCCCAAACAGCTCCCTCCTACTGTCAAATCAGTA AAAGCTCAGCAGTATGGCTATGACCAGTCTCTGATGGCCCGGCTGCAGAAGCACCTGGAGGAGCAAGTGCAGAGGAACgtgctgcacagcctgcccgTGGTGCAGCTGACAGTGCAGTACAGGATGCACCCAGACATCTGCCTCTTCCCATCCAACTATGTCTATGGCAGGACTCTAAAAACTGCCAA GGCAATAGAGGAGAACAGATGTTCTTCAGAATGGCCATTCCAGCCCTACCTGATTTTTGATGTAGCTGATGGTCGTGAGGAGCGAGACAATGA CTCTTACAGCAATCCTCGGGAAGTGAAGCTGGTGATGGAGTTAATTAGAACAATtaaggaaaagaggaaggatCTGGGCCTTCGTCGCATTGGAATAATTACCCCTTACAgtgcacagaaaaagaaaatccaggaaCAGCTGGACAGTGTGTTTAAGAATAACAG cccaggagaGGTGGACACGGTGGATGCGTTCCAGGGCCGGGAGAAGGATTGCATCATCGTGTCCTGTGTGAGGGCCAACAGCTCcgagggctctgctctgccacacctgcaggcaaacagCACCAAGGGATCCATTGG GTTCCTGGCCAGCCTCCAGCGCCTGAATGTCACCATCACCCGAGCCCGCTTCAGCCTCTTCATCCTGGGCCGGCTGCAGACGCTCATG ggagaTGAAAACTGGAATCACTTGATTCAGGATGCTCAGAAAAGAGGCGCCATTATTAggacaacagaaaaaaattacaagaaaGAAGCTCTCAGGATTTTGAAGCTCAGGCCACCAGGACAACCCCCAGCCAAAGCAGGGACTGTGacatctcctgtggtgcaggCTGCTTCTTCCAGTGGCAAGAGGAGTGAGCCTGGAAATTCTGGGAGCAGCCCACGGGAActtgctgctggccctggccatgctgtgccccAAGGAAGCCGAGGGCCCAcacagcctgcaggggctgcagattCCAACAGGGGCAGTGCCCCTGCATCTCTTGgggctccagctgcagttcCCAGGAGTGTCAGTGCCCCTGCATCTgtgggggctgcagcaacagATTCCAGGAGGGTCAGTGCCCCTGCAGCCGTgggggctccagcagcagattccaggaggagcagcacccCTGCATCTGTTGGGGCTGGAACTGCAGATTCCAGGAGGAGCAGTGCCCCTGCACCTTTGGGGACCTCATCTGCAGATCccaagaggagcagcagtgcccctGCACCCTCAGGGGTTCCAGCTGCAGATCccaagaggagcagcagtgtcCCTGCACCCTCGGGGGCTGCAGCACTTGGTGCCATCCCAGAGAAGCCCCGGGACCCCAGGCTGGCCAGCCTGGCCACTCGAGCTGAAGGcaaagggaaggagcagcccttGAGGTCAGCCCAGAGCACGCCAGgatctgcagcacagcagggcctgcacgtgtccccagctgccagggATTGGGTGTGCAGAACAGAAAGTGCCAGGAGGgcccagcaggcagcaggacagggcagtgtgctgcccccagcccctcccttgGGCCAGCACGAGGGTGACCGGAGAGCAGCCGTGTCCAAAAGCGCttccagagcccccagggagggagctcagagcagTGGCAGTGAGTGGAACAAAGACTCTCGTGGTGTGTCCAGGAGACCATCCCAGGAATCACCAGAGAACTCAGAATCAAGCTCTGCCAAGAGAAGAAAGTTCTTTCACTGA